In the genome of Bacteroidota bacterium, the window TTGTTGCGGTTTGCAAAATAATATTCTGTATTTTTATCGGACAATAGTGATTTATAAATTGTAAATTAATTTGCGCGCCGGATATTTTAGCCATGACTCAGACTATATTTTGTGCATCAACCTAATGAGTTATCGGATCTTTCAATCAATTGAGGATGGTATCTGTTCAGCAAAAATACACAATTTTGCATATCATTAACAAATGTAGTATATTTACAAAATACTTGATTGATTATGACATTCGAAGAGGCATTCTATAAAGTACACGACCCAGTAATAATACAAAAGGTTAAAAGTATTTCGGATCATTATCATTCGAAATTTGGTCTATTTATCTGCCCATTAGAACAATCAGAGTTATTGGAATTCGTTAAAGATATTATAGAAACCCACGGTAATCCATTTAACGTAAGATTATTCTCTTTGAATCAAGAGTTTTGCGTTTGCGCGGTAGCATTCGCGAACATCCCATCAACATCATTTCATATTATCTGCAAGTAACCAAATTGCATCGGATACTTAAAAGATACTATAATATTGTTTCATTCTTATTCCAATGCTATTCCTTATTAGCGATATATATGGGTGATAAGATATTCGGCCTGACTCAAATCGCCCCGACTTTCCAATAAAATCAGCCCTTCTAAAATTTATTAACAATCATTAAAATAAACGCATCTATATGTAATTTTGTGTATTCCATTTCTATTTTGCTTCAAAAACCTGGACGTTTTATGATAAAAACGCTTACACAACATATGCACGTCCATCTCTTTGAAGAACTAATTCAGGGTCGGTACCGACCATTCCTTCCTAAATATTCTGACAATTCAAACCTTCAAAATATAATACTTGAGGCTCAAACACGCACTGTCAGTGTCCTCATAAAAGGCCAGGATGTCGATGAGTTCATCGCGGAAACCGACTTTCTTTCATTTGGATTCAAGGACGAATCAGACTTTGACATTATTAAGAAATCCGTACCGGGAGGAAAAACGGAGATCAGCGTTGTGCCAATGAAAGCATACGCCGGGCGCGAGGTTCTGGATATTCCCAGCTTCACCTCATTTAAAACAAATATCTTCCTTGAATTAATAATGGATGAGTTTGAACGGCTAAAAATACGTGCTGAGAAAAAATTTGAACAAACGGTCGACCGGAAAGAATTGACCGTCTATGCGGAAAAGCACATCGTTAAGACGAAGCTCCTGCTCTATGATGCAAAACTTCATTTGAATGACAACCACTCAAGAGACGACATCTACATTCTGCTTGCTCTGAGCATGGTTCTAATAAACACAATTCTGTTTTATCAGAAACTGTTTAAACCATTCCTGAGCATTACTCCCGAAACAAGGGAACAACTCAAATCAGAATTATTCAGCAGCATCGCGCTCGGACGTTTGAAAGCGCTTTTTGACATGCGCGGATCAGAATATTGCACGTTCATTAAAAAGTCTTACTTAGGGAAACCTTGCTCAGATGATTGCAATACTGCGGATACAAACGAAAATGGCGCTGAGACTTTTTCCGAAAAAAAGTCTTCTCAGCAAGAGCAAGGCTCACCAAAGTTCTATCCCGGTGTATGGAACGGCCAGATTAATGTTTTGATGGATATCTTCATCCAAATAACCGAAGAAATCAAGGTGTCCGACAAACCCCTATTCGACACATCCCCCGAAAATCTCCGTGCAATCATCATGGAGGTCTTTCTTGACAAGTATGGCAAGAGATTGAGCTATCACACTGTCAATACAAACCTGAAATCTTACCGCACCGACAAGCGGATCAAGGCAAATAGCCCCAAAAAGATCAACATCAAAGACATCCTTACCAGACCCGGTAAGGAATAGCGCAGTTTTGCGTCGATAAAACGGGCAATAAAGTCTTATTTAGTCCAAAGACCATTTTAAGACCAAAAGACTTTTCTTCCGGCTGTATCATTGCATCGGTTTTAGTTGCAACGAACCACAAACCGATTGTCAAACTTCAAACACAAAACAACTATGGATGTAATAACTATTGATAGCAATGCTTTTAAAGCAATCATGGAACGCATGAGCTCCCTTGAAGGCCGGTTCGCTCAAATTGTCACAAAGGCAAACAATCCGCTGACTGAGCGCTGGCTGACCGGAGAGGACGTGATGAAACTTTTGGGGTGCTGCAAAAGGACACTACAGAAATACCGGAGCAAAAGAATGATCCCGCACACCGCCATCGGGCATACATACTACTACAGGGCGGTAGATGTAGAAAAATTCCTTAATAAATACCACAACGACATTAAAGGCTACTAAGGGGAACCAATATGAAACAAGTAACCATTTTCAAGAATTTCAATGAAGCCATCGAGGTTCTTCCGATTGAAGAAATCATCAGCCGGATAAAATCTGGTGTGTACCGCAAGCAGGTTGAGCAACTCCGGATCCTTGTTGCGGAAGGCAAAAAGAAAGACTACACCGAAAAGAAAAAGTCATTGACGGCATTCACACCGTGCGGGACGTTTTCAAACGGGAGAAAGATCGAGACCATTTCAGCCTATTCCGGAATGCTTGTCCTGGATATCGACAAATTGAATGCACAGGAGCTGGCCATAGCCAGGGAAAAAGCAGGCAACGAAAAGTACAGCTACGCGATGTTTTTAAGCCCCGGGGGAAATGGACTCAAAATAATTGTTCAGGTGAACACCGGGCGCGAGCACCATCCGGCGGCATTCAATCAGGTGAAAGCTCATTATGAGAGTATCCTTGGTATCCCTGTCGATAAAAGCGGTCGGGATGTTTCACGTCTTTGCTTTGTATCCTATGATGCTGAAGCACTCCTGAAGCTTGATGCTAAACCGTTTCCAGTGAATACCAATCTTTCGCTGGAAAAGGATATTCAGAAAGTGACCGAACAGGTTGAGGCCGCCCGGCTGGATATGACAAGCGATTACAATAACTGGCGTGATATCGGGTTTGCTCTTTGCGATGCACTAGGCGAAAGTGGCAGAGGCTATTTCCACCGGATAAGCAGATTTAATCCTGAATACAACTCCGAAATCTGCAATGAGCAATACACAAAGTGTTTGCAAGGCACAGGCTCCGGAATTAAAATTCGCACGTTGTTCTTTATGGCCAAAAATCAGGGTATTGACATTACACCGGTTGAAAAGAAGTATCCGGAAATGTTTGACCAGAAGCCGGCGGAAGAGAAAACGGAAAAGCAGACGAAGATTCCGTACAATAAGTTTCAGCTTGCGAAAAAGTATCTGGAAAAGCATTACGAGATACGCTACAACGAAGTCTCCACACAGTTTGAATATAGAGAAAAAGGCACAGTTGAGTACCAGCCACTAAATGAGAACAGCATATTTATCAAAATGCAGCTGGATGGGTTAAATTTAAGTCTGAACAACCTCGTGGCCTTCCTCAAATCGGATTTTGTGAGCCGCTACAACCCGTTTCTGGAATACTTTGAAAGCCTTCCAGTATGGGACAAAAAGGTTGATTATATAAGACTTCTCGCAAGTTTCGTGAAGGTAAGCAATGAAGATCGAAACCGTTTCGACAACCATTTCAGGAAGTGGCTGGTTCGAACGATCAAATGCGCCCTGATTGACGACTATTTCAACAAACAGGCATTTATCCTGGTTCATGATCAGCAGAATAGCGGCAAATCGACCTTCTGCCGTTTCCTCTGCCCTCCCCGACTGAGGAACTATATCGCGGAAAACCTATCCGTTGACAAAGACAGCAGGATACTACTCACAACCAACATGATTATTAACCTGGATGAACTATCCACGCTCTCCCGGGTTGAGATCAACGCTCTGAAAAGTCTTTTTTCAAAAGACAAGATCAACGACCGTTTGCCTTATGACCGGCGAAACTCGATTATCCCCCGCCGCGCCAGCTTCATCGGGTCAACAAACCAGACCGAATTTCTGAATGACGAAAGCGGTAGCGTACGTTGGCTCTGCTTCATCATAAATGAAATTACTTGGAGTTACCGCGAGAAGGTGAATATGGACAACGTGTATTCCCAGGCCTATTTCCTGTACAACAAATCGGACTTTACATGCGACCTTAGCCCGGAGGAAATTGCCGAGAATGAAGCATACAACCGTCAGTTCCATATAGTGACCTCGGAAAAAGAGCTGATTGAAAAATACCTAGAACCGGCAACTGAAGCAAATCATACCAAGTTTATGACAGCAACTGAAATTCTGATCCATTTGGCCGAGAAAACCGATAATAAGGTACGATTGAATGCCGTACAAATTGGCAAATCATTGAAGTTGTTGGGCTTTGTTCGTGACAGGACTGGTAAAAATCGAAACTTTGGATATTACGTATCCGAAAAAATAACAGAAAACACCGATTAATCTTATCCATCTTATCCAGAAACGATATAATGCAGCATTGATAAGGCTCCCAGACCGGGTAAGATGATTTTTTGCGGGTAAGATGATTTTTCATCTTATCCGCTTTCTTTTGCTTATTGGTTGCGGGATGGGTGAGATCCGGATAAGATGGATAAGATGAAAGGTGGGTTTTAAGTAAATTTTCAGTTGAAAAAATTAATTCCAAGTGAAAAACGAGTAACTTTTAGGTTCAAAAAAGTATTATTAAGGTATTTTTAAGGTGGATTTAAGGTAATATGTCGAATTTTTAAATAAAATGAGACCGAAATGCCTGTTAATAAATTCAAAAGTCATACTTTTGAAAATGCCTTTTAGATTTCCATGAAAATTACTGCTTATCACGCTAAATATTTCGCTTTTGAGCTAACCAAACGTAGTCCTTCTGACAGTGTTGAGAAGCTTGCTTCCACATTAGTTGATGCACAAGTCGATTTAAACCCTCATCAAGTCGAAGCTGCCTTATTTGCTTTCCGATCGCCCCTATCAAAAGGTGCGATTTTAGCAGATGAAGTTGGCTTAGGTAAAACAATTGAGGCAGGTTTAGTGATTTCTCAAAAATGGGCTGAACAAAAAAGGAAATTACTTGTAATCGTTCCTTCAAATTTAAGGAAACAATGGAGCCAGGAGCTTCAGGATAAATTCTTTTTACCTTCTATCATCATGGAGAAGGCCTGCTTTGATTCCTTCATCAAAAAAGGAAAGCTCAACCCCTTTGAACAGGATCAGATCATTATTTGCTCTTATCAATTTGCAAAAGGTAAAGAATCCTACCTTCCACTCATTAATTGGGATCTGGTAATCATTGATGAAGCTCACCGATTAAGAAATGTTTACAAGCCATCAAATAAAATTGCAAACAGTATAAAAAACTCTCTTGCAAACTTTCCAAAGATATTAATGACGGCGACACCTCTCCAGAACTCCCTCCTTGAACTTTTTGGATTGGTAAGTATTATTGATGACTTTACTTTCGGTGATCTTAGCAGTTTTAAAAGTCAATTTACATATCTAAAAAACGATATCGATTTTGCTGAGTTAAGAACCCGGCTGATTCCTATTTGTAAACGAACGTTAAGGCGGCAAGTTTTAGAATATATCAAATATACTAACCGTCACGCCATTGTCGAAGAGTTTTACCCGACTGATGAAGAGCAAGAATTATACGATTTGGTTTCGGAATATCTGCAATCGCCCATACTATATGCTCTTCCCGCGAGCCAGCGCCAACTCATGACACTGATCTTGCGCAAGCTTCTGGCATCGTCCACGTACGCTATTTCCGGCACACTCTCTGCGCTTGCAGAAAAACTTGAAACTAATTTGCGTGACGATGGCCTGTCCCAAGTAGTGGCGGACATTCGGAAGGATTTTGAAGAGTTTGATGATATCAAAGACGAGTGGACAGAAGATGAAAATGAAAGTGATTCAAACCAGAGGCAGGCATACACACCCTTACAGATTGATGAGATAAAGACCGAAATATCTTCCTTAAAGCGATTCAATAAGCTTGCCCGGTCTATTAAAATAAATTCTAAGGGGAATGCCTTGATTACAGCACTTACAAGGGGGTTTGAGGCGACTGATCGAAGTGCGCCGCAAAAGGCTGTGATTTTTACCGAATCTGTGAGAACACAGAAGTATTTATTTGATATCCTTGAAAACACGCCGTATCAAGGGAGAATATTACTTTTCAACGGCTCCAATAACGATAATAAATCGAAAGAGATTTACCACAATTGGTTTGAAAAACATAAAGGCACGGATAAAGTTTCAGGATCTAAAAGTGCAGATATACGTGCGGCACTGGTTGAATATTTCCGTGACGAAGCAGTTATCATGATCGCAACAGAAGCTGCTGCCGAAGGAATTAATCTGCAATTCTGCTCCATTGTAGTTAACTATGACCTGCCCTGGAACCCTCAGCGAATTGAGCAACGAATTGGTCGCTGCCATCGTTATGGGCAACGTTTTGATGTAGTTGTAGTTAATTTCCTGAATAAGAAAAATGCAGCTGATCAAAGGGTTTACCAATTACTGGATGAAAAATTTAAATTGTTCAATGGAGTTTTCGGCGCAAGTGATGAAGTATTGGGAAGTATTGAGAGCGGAGTCGATTTTGAAAAGCGAATAGTTCAGATATACCAGAATTGTCGGACTATTGAAGAAATTCAGACATCATTTGACGAGCTTCAACAAGAGATGGAAAGCGAGATTGATGAGAAAATGCAGTCCACACGCCAGAAATTACTTGAGAATTTCGATGTTGAAGTTCATGAAAAGCTGCGCATAAACCTTGCTGAGAGTAAGGAATATCTAAATAAATATGAGAACTGGCTTTGGGAGATATCAAGATTTTGTCTCAATGGCTACGCGGATTTTTCTGATCAGGAACATTCCTTTTATCTAAAAAAGAACCCATTTCCCAATGAAAAAATTCACCCCGGGCCATACCGTACCGGTAAAGCCATAATAGATTCCAATGTATTTCGAATTGGTCACCCGCTGGCGCAGCGCATCATTCAAAAATGCAAAGAGATAGAAACGCCAATACAACACATTGAATTTGATTTGTCCGGAAGTGGAGTGATTGTAAATGTTTTGCAGGATTTGCAAGGTAAAGCAGGTTGGATAAAGGCCAATAATTTCACGATTGAATCTTTTGAAAAAGAAGATCACGTACTTTTATGTGGTATCACCGACCACAAGATGATTCTGACACAAGAACAATGTCAGCGAATATTTCGTCTTCCTGCGCAATTATTTGAAGCCGAGCTTACGGTTGATTATGAAAACGCTGGGCTACTCAAGGAAATACTGGCCGGCCTGAGTCAGGAAATAATTCAGACTAATGCGGAACGCAATTCCGGATTTTTTGATGCAGAATTGGAAAAACTTGATAAATGGGCTGAAGATGTTAAGGCCAGTCTGGAATTAAGGTTGAAGCAACTTGATGTGGAAATAAAAACCCTGAAAGCCGAAGCCAAAAAAATCCTGAAACTGGAAGAAAAAGTCCATGCCCAGCGCAAGATAAAGGAAATGGAAAAACGAAGGAATGAGATGCGGATGAATCTTTACCAACATCAGGATGATGTGGATGTGAAAAAAGAAAGCCTTATTTCCGAAATTGAAGCCCGGTTAAAACAAAATACAAACGTAACCGACCTTTTTACCATCCGTTGGACAATCAAATAAAGCATGTTATGAATTTTGAACTTCTTTTACAAAAATTACAATTTACACATGATACGCTTCATGCTTCGGCAGCCAAATCAGTGAATATTTCTCTAACATTGCGGAATTGGATTTATGGGTATTATATTGTGGAATACGAACAAAACGGTGACGACAGGGCGAAATATGGAAAAAAACTTCTCAAAGAGTTATCCAAAAAAATCAGTATTAAAGGTATCTCCGAAACTAATCTTAAAATATTTCGCCAGTTTTACCTTACTTATCCTCAAATAAGTCAGACAGTGCCTGACTTATTCAGAACTATGCAAATTGGTCAGACACCGTCTGACAAATCGCAAATCCTTTCAAAGAAATCAAATATTCAGACATCGTCTGAACAATTAACAGGAGGTGCGAAAAAAGAAATTTATCAGACAGTGTCTGATAAATCTAAAGTTATTGACGTTACTGCTATTCAGGCTGCAAGTAAAGCAAAAAGTAATACGAATAAAATAGGTCTTGATCCCGCCCGGATACTTCAAACTTTATCTTTTTCTCATATTGTTGAACTGGTCAAAATTGATGATCCGTTAAAGAGAGCTTTTTATGAAATTGAATGTGTGAAAGGAACATGGAGCATCAGGGAGCTTCAAAGACAAATTGAATCCCTGTATTTTGAACGCTCCGGTCTTTCAAAAGACAAAAAGAAGCTCTCTGAATTAGTAAACCAGAAAGCCATACAACTTAGCGCTAAAGATTTAATTAACGATCCCATTACCATAGAATTTCTTGGATTGAGTGACCGTGCGCTTGTTACTGAATCCGATTTAGAACAGGCATTACTAGATCATTTACAAATGTTCTTACTGGAACTCGGACATGGTTTTTGCTTTGAAGCCCGCCAAAAGAGGATACTGATTGACGACACCTACGATTTTATTGACATGGTATTTTACCACCGTATCCTAAAATGCCATATTCTGGTAGATTTGAAAACA includes:
- a CDS encoding helix-turn-helix domain-containing protein, which produces MDVITIDSNAFKAIMERMSSLEGRFAQIVTKANNPLTERWLTGEDVMKLLGCCKRTLQKYRSKRMIPHTAIGHTYYYRAVDVEKFLNKYHNDIKGY
- a CDS encoding BT4734/BF3469 family protein gives rise to the protein MKQVTIFKNFNEAIEVLPIEEIISRIKSGVYRKQVEQLRILVAEGKKKDYTEKKKSLTAFTPCGTFSNGRKIETISAYSGMLVLDIDKLNAQELAIAREKAGNEKYSYAMFLSPGGNGLKIIVQVNTGREHHPAAFNQVKAHYESILGIPVDKSGRDVSRLCFVSYDAEALLKLDAKPFPVNTNLSLEKDIQKVTEQVEAARLDMTSDYNNWRDIGFALCDALGESGRGYFHRISRFNPEYNSEICNEQYTKCLQGTGSGIKIRTLFFMAKNQGIDITPVEKKYPEMFDQKPAEEKTEKQTKIPYNKFQLAKKYLEKHYEIRYNEVSTQFEYREKGTVEYQPLNENSIFIKMQLDGLNLSLNNLVAFLKSDFVSRYNPFLEYFESLPVWDKKVDYIRLLASFVKVSNEDRNRFDNHFRKWLVRTIKCALIDDYFNKQAFILVHDQQNSGKSTFCRFLCPPRLRNYIAENLSVDKDSRILLTTNMIINLDELSTLSRVEINALKSLFSKDKINDRLPYDRRNSIIPRRASFIGSTNQTEFLNDESGSVRWLCFIINEITWSYREKVNMDNVYSQAYFLYNKSDFTCDLSPEEIAENEAYNRQFHIVTSEKELIEKYLEPATEANHTKFMTATEILIHLAEKTDNKVRLNAVQIGKSLKLLGFVRDRTGKNRNFGYYVSEKITENTD
- a CDS encoding SNF2-related protein; its protein translation is MKITAYHAKYFAFELTKRSPSDSVEKLASTLVDAQVDLNPHQVEAALFAFRSPLSKGAILADEVGLGKTIEAGLVISQKWAEQKRKLLVIVPSNLRKQWSQELQDKFFLPSIIMEKACFDSFIKKGKLNPFEQDQIIICSYQFAKGKESYLPLINWDLVIIDEAHRLRNVYKPSNKIANSIKNSLANFPKILMTATPLQNSLLELFGLVSIIDDFTFGDLSSFKSQFTYLKNDIDFAELRTRLIPICKRTLRRQVLEYIKYTNRHAIVEEFYPTDEEQELYDLVSEYLQSPILYALPASQRQLMTLILRKLLASSTYAISGTLSALAEKLETNLRDDGLSQVVADIRKDFEEFDDIKDEWTEDENESDSNQRQAYTPLQIDEIKTEISSLKRFNKLARSIKINSKGNALITALTRGFEATDRSAPQKAVIFTESVRTQKYLFDILENTPYQGRILLFNGSNNDNKSKEIYHNWFEKHKGTDKVSGSKSADIRAALVEYFRDEAVIMIATEAAAEGINLQFCSIVVNYDLPWNPQRIEQRIGRCHRYGQRFDVVVVNFLNKKNAADQRVYQLLDEKFKLFNGVFGASDEVLGSIESGVDFEKRIVQIYQNCRTIEEIQTSFDELQQEMESEIDEKMQSTRQKLLENFDVEVHEKLRINLAESKEYLNKYENWLWEISRFCLNGYADFSDQEHSFYLKKNPFPNEKIHPGPYRTGKAIIDSNVFRIGHPLAQRIIQKCKEIETPIQHIEFDLSGSGVIVNVLQDLQGKAGWIKANNFTIESFEKEDHVLLCGITDHKMILTQEQCQRIFRLPAQLFEAELTVDYENAGLLKEILAGLSQEIIQTNAERNSGFFDAELEKLDKWAEDVKASLELRLKQLDVEIKTLKAEAKKILKLEEKVHAQRKIKEMEKRRNEMRMNLYQHQDDVDVKKESLISEIEARLKQNTNVTDLFTIRWTIK
- a CDS encoding PDDEXK nuclease domain-containing protein, translated to MNFELLLQKLQFTHDTLHASAAKSVNISLTLRNWIYGYYIVEYEQNGDDRAKYGKKLLKELSKKISIKGISETNLKIFRQFYLTYPQISQTVPDLFRTMQIGQTPSDKSQILSKKSNIQTSSEQLTGGAKKEIYQTVSDKSKVIDVTAIQAASKAKSNTNKIGLDPARILQTLSFSHIVELVKIDDPLKRAFYEIECVKGTWSIRELQRQIESLYFERSGLSKDKKKLSELVNQKAIQLSAKDLINDPITIEFLGLSDRALVTESDLEQALLDHLQMFLLELGHGFCFEARQKRILIDDTYDFIDMVFYHRILKCHILVDLKTEKFKHGFVGQMNAYLNYYRNEVMQEGDNPPVGILLCTDKGNTMVKYATAGLEESIFVHKYSVILPSKKEIENYLASLNYK